In the Pogona vitticeps strain Pit_001003342236 chromosome 2, PviZW2.1, whole genome shotgun sequence genome, aacctttacctttaccttaaaactCTACGGAGCTATTTCTGGTAAATGCAGGCAACGCAGAGCTAGATGGATCAGTCTTACAActtaatataaaaaataagacaTTTCTGTATGTTCTTACTACAAAAGGTTTCTATGAGATAGCATGGAATGAAAATGACCTACTCCCTGCCTCAGGCTCAAAAGCTAGGATAAAAAATACAATATGCTAAAAAATAATACACGGAACCACTCCTATGGTAAGTTTATCTTCTTGTCAATCACAAACCTTGTGATAACCTTGTCAATCAGTAATAGAAACTTGCACGATCCCTCCATGAACATCAAAAGGTTTTGGGCTAAAGAACTTAAATGATGTGTTTTTTAGGTAAGTTTCCATCTTAGGGCTGCATCAACCTTGCACTATGCCacttcaaaattatattttaaaaattaaatattaaaatatttttaaaatgctatctagACCAGACATGATGATTCTTAAAGGACAGAGGAACCAGCTGTTAAGAGTTGTGAGTTGTGCTGTAGGCTCCTGATGCTGGCTTTGTTGAATAAAAACTGTGTTAGCTATCTCAAGGCAGGCAAGCTCCTCCTCAGGAAAGACACAAGGTACAGTTGAGATGAAGAATTAAGTTCCCAGTACAGAGGAAAAACTGGGACCCAGAGTGCTGAACTGCCAATAGATCACACACCTTATAACTAGACTAAAACTTGTTCCATGAAGACGTACACTctgttaaattgatttttaaaagcctgtatcAGTTATtgatttaattcaacagtgtagtCGCACCCTCAGCTGGTCTGTTTTCCCGCAACGGTGAGAGAATATAATTTTTACTGAAATAGttgtaaatcattaaaaaaattgcagCACTATATAGAAAGCAGCATATGCAGCTTTCATGTGCCTTGTTTTTGGTgatgtggtttttccccctcttttgggGCAATGATTAATAGCCACCCAGTGGAAGTAGAAATAAGTGAGCCACGTGGTGGGAGCAGGGGCTAATGCCATTGTCTCAAAGTCCCTTTGTACTCACATTGCTCCTTCATATGAATAATGCCAGCAGAGAACCCAACACACTATGGTGAAATAATTTAAGTTTAAGGCTAAAAATTTATAACATCTCTGAGATGGACACGTTTATTGAAGACCAAGGAGCTGGCTTACAGAACTGAACCGTTTGTTGAAGAAATAGTAAATTCTCTATAGTAAATTTAGCAAAAGGCCTTTCAAGTTAGGATGACCTGAATGTCTGGTTTTAGCAGAGGTAAGGCTACATTtcttagaagaaaaacaaattaactCACAATTGTAAGCTGTACACATTCCAAAGATTTTAAGATTTTAGCTTAAAGCATGTTGTTTAACCTGCTTTCAGAATACCAACAGAGAGATCTGTTTGCTGTTTTGTATTCACTGCCATTGCCTTGTGCTTCTGCTGCTTGCCTTTTACAGATTCATTTGCTGGCCCTGAGCTAGTTATCTGACCCAGCTcagaaagccaacaggaaatgTGAATTCTTCAATATTCCTCTAAGTCATAAACTGTCTCTGCACACTTGAGTATAAGGTTAACATACTCcagtttaaatattaaaaactccAGGAAAATTTAGCTTGTTCATGGATATACTGGTTTTCTGTCGACACGTGAttatctttatattttattaataagGTCATTATGAACAGTATCATGTGTTGTATAGCTTGGATGGGTACTGTATGTTTGTGTCCTAGTCTTTGAGCACAATACAATTTTGCTTATTTGTTATGTAAAAGTTTTTAATCCCATCTGATGAGTGACCTTCATTCTGAAGTCATTTGAGTTGTAACACATTTTTCTGAATGACTGCATTAGCTTCATGTGGATGGTTTCGTGGCCTTCCCTTCTAAGATAGCActtaggatttttttaatttgacaATTCCCAGATTAGTTATAAAATTGTTTATACTATTAATTATAATTCTTTCTCCTCTCAATTTCTCTTCCTTGTGCATTACGGGGTGAAGCTGCAAGCCTACAGGCAGTAATTGTTTACTTATTATTAATAAGCCATTCTGGGAAACTTTTTTTCCATTGAACACTGTGGTAAATATCCTCATTTTCCTGCCTGTCAAGAATATTTAACTGAGATCCACAGATAATGGCAAGTGTTTTATTGAATTCAATGAAAGTTCATTCCCACACTTCATGTTAAAGATAAAAGTTAATTTTCcttgccttttatttttgtaaaaaaagtcATTCAGAGCAGTagtataaaaaggaagaaagcaactATAGCAATAAATTAAAacgacaaaaagaaagaaaaccatccagaagaggaagaaagatttAGGAGtaacaacaggaagaaaaagagcgagagagagaaataaagcagATTTAAAACTGGTTGTCTTTCATAAAGGTGCTTTTAAAGTACTCAAAACAAATAGCAGCATTGAAGAATCATAAATACAAGAGCACATGTGTCCCTGCTAGAGTTCAATTTTATTAACTAAAGCAGTAGTATTCGTCAGACTCAATCTTGGGGTGCTTATGTAAAGCCTGGGGGTCATCTATCAGAGAAGAGTCACTAAACTGGTCCACGTCTGAAGGTGTACGGTGGCCTGGGACATCGTCTGCCAAAGTGTCCAGGTAACTCCCCACAGATATTCCATCCAGTCCATCGCTATAGTCTTGCAAACTATTGCAGCTGCCTCGCAGAGAAGTCTCCTGGCTCTCCAGCAAACTGCAGAGGCTACCGCTCAAACTGCTGCCCCGGCTGGTGATGCCACCCTTTTCTTCAATTATCCATTTGATGGATTCAATGCTTTCATTGATGATGAGTAGCTGTCGCATTAGCTTGATATCAGTGGCTCGGAGCTCAACCTGCAGGCAGAGGAACAACAATCAGACAACGACATTCAAATCTAATTCCCCATCTATGTTTCTTTCTGCCTATTCTTCTTGTTTATTGAACCCCCTTACTGCTTCAAAAAACCCTGACAGtattaatttgttccacaaacACAATTACAAACGATCAATATATACAAGAGCGTCTGAGCACAGAGGCATGTTTTAAAAACGATTAAGAAGTACTCTTCTTATGACTcctaaataccctgtttccccaaaaataagacctaacctgaaaataaaccctagaacaatttcgtaatataagccctactcccaaaataagccctagttaagtgaaaccccacccttcaccattgtgcagcaaccagaagatgacacaattgtaaaataaaacatcccctgaaaataagccctaatatttttttggagcaaaaattaacataagaccctgtctttttttcggggaaacacagtaactgAGGAAGGCAactgtatctatctatccatccatccatgcacaAACATGCACGTGCAATAATAAAGTGCTGCTTTAGCCAACTTGACAAGGGTTAACACAGTTGTCTCTGAAGTGCAATATTGACTGGCTATTGTTGTGTGTACATTGCGAAATCTGGACAGTAAAAAAACctctgacaggaagaaaattgatacttttgaaatatggtgctggagaagggctttgtggatactctggaatgtcaaaaagacaaacaaatgggtcacAGAGCAAATCAACCTTGAACTatttatttctggaggcaaaaaggatgGAActcaggctgtcctactttgggcacatcatgagaagccaaCACTATCTGGGAAGGATAATAAGCCTGGGAAAGGAGCCACacccttgagtttacaagaacctGAGCAGGAAcctttgaggacaggacattctggagatggtTCATTCACAGCATCCTCCTAAGTtggaggcaatttgatggcatgtaacaacagtaACAATTGCTCGTTACTGGGCTGTAGCAATTCACCTTTAGATCTATCTAGTAGAACACTGCCTTCTGGAGAGAAACCTAGCAAGTAATTGCTTCAAGATACACATGGCAAAATGAGGGCAACAGTGACTCAATGCTGTGAGAACATATCCAGAATTTATGGCATGTCAGGGATGATGCAGAGCTGGATTTTCAGAATTGTACAGGGCCTGCCTAATTAGCTCTGTTTCTCTGGGAGGTTGTTTGTTACATTATTGTTAGcctaaacaaaagcaaaattagGCCAATGCTGAGAGTAAACATTACACACATTACCAGTCCTCTTGGTTCTTATTCAACAAAAGCTAAACACACTAGTAAGGTTATCAGGGTAACCACCAGAACAATGTACAAACCGTTAGCAAAATCCCCGCCAAACGTGGGGATGTGTATGAAATGACAGCCCACGAAGATCTGTGACAGCTGAGTAGGCTAGGAAGCATCAGCTCCAAATCTGCCTTCCCATTTctagacttatttatttatttaggttgcAAGCTCATCAGAACAGCCAGTTTGACAGAGGAGTGTGTACAATCCCAAACTCTGAATCTTACATATACGTACAGTTGCTCAGCAAGTCTGGCTGAATGCAGTGGGGCTGATTTCTGAATAGCTCGAATCTAATCTTTGGTCTTTCTCCGCTTCgttgcctctcctcctcctttcataGGGCCCGACACAGCCTAGGTTAGGTTTTCCCTCTTTGGCTCTTTCCTCCTCTACACCAGTGCTTCTTCTTCTAAACCATCTCCTTCCTCCATCACTTCTCTCCAATTCCACAGGCCCCAATGGCTTTCCCCAAGACAAGAGGGATCCCTGGGAGCCGTGGCACCTTCAGAGGCAGGGTAGATCAGCAATTTGTAAATCTGAGAAAACCCAAATTCACCATCAGCCTTTCAGCCTGCACATTTCACTACTGAATTTCAGTCAATGTGGTTCATCCCCTTGCACCTTTACTCTGCTTTTTCGCTGCCATTATGACTGACTTCAAATTTTTGTGTTTTCAACCCTACTGAGGGAGACACAGCTGAAGCTAATAAATCAGAAAAGATGTGGGCAAAGGGAGAATACTGAATTGTAGGTCATTTCTGTTACATCAACCTACATAGCCATATTGAAAATACCAGACATATTGCATGCTTTGTGTTCTTCAACAGTATTTCTTTTAAAGGCAAAACAACTAAGTTATTAAACCCCCAACACAATAAACAGTGGGTTGCCAGAACTGAGAATCACTGAGGAAGACAAAAGTCGAAACATGCCTGCTACTTTTAATTGGTATTTTCAATGTGACTACTTAGCTTTATGATACATCTCCTGTTTTATTGTGTATATTTAACATGCTATTTTCTTTGATGTAAATATATCTGTGTGGAATGCTAAATTAAATGTTACCTTTAATTTTCAGTACATTTATGTTATTTATCCCAGTCCATACCTCGCTCATATCAGTTTTATTGAGATTTATTTCCTgatctttcccccctttcttttcttgttaCACATCTTTCAGCCCTGCCTCCTGTTTTTCTTCTGTCTTATTTCTGATGGTTCCTCCTTCCCTTGTATGGGCAAAGCTGTCCAGGAAAAGTCAGGAATAGATTCACAAAGATTACTGAAGTTTCACATATGGAGAATGATTCTGTCAATGACTGCTACTGATAAACTAGATAAAGAATTTCTTTGATTTTCCTCCCTATGTAATATTAAAGTATATATGAGAGCTAAGGTAATACGGCTGATACAGCATTGaacctccactcagccatggaagctcattggaaggtggcactggtaaaaccactcctgaaatatttcacatacttGGAAACCTTACTAGGGCCTCCATAAGCTGCaatcaacttaacagcacataacacgtACATATACCAAAAATTATGGTTTATACAGTATGtagacagaaataaaaaaaatctgcttgttaCTGATACAGAATGTGTAGAAATATGTTTTCTGGACAAACTGGGAAATTTGTCTgcagtaataaaacaataaattcaAAGTTCATTCTGAAAGGATCTTCCCAATACCAACAATTCTAGGCCACTATGTTcactagcaggacaaagttccaaatagagtagtcttagaacgagctggaatttttagcatgcatacattactgaaacagcgacgtctacgttggcttgggcattttgtgagaatggctgatggtcagattccaaaggatctcctgtatggagaattagttcagggaaattgcctcagagggagaccactgctgcgaaacaaggacatctgcaagtgggatctgaaggccttaggaatggacctcaacagatgggaaaccctgacatctgagcattcagcctggaggcaggtgttgcatcatggcctctcccaatttgaagagacccttgtccggcaggccgaggcaaagaggaagtcacaaaagcagcaaaaccagggagctggacaggggacagactggatttgtcttcagtgtggaagggactgttactcttgaatcggcctcctGAGctacactaaacgctgttccaagtcctccatacataacacgttaccatagtctttcgagactgaaggatgcctatgttcACTAGCTCTTCAGCAAAGAGCACACCAGGTATGTACGTATGTGTGCATATGATGCTATTTTAGTAAATTTGAATCTAGGCACAATTTTCTAGAAATTAGAAGATGCCACATGCAAAACTACAGTGGTATCTACTAATTCCTTTAAATAATTTTACCAAAACGTGCATCTTTTTTGCATCTTTAAATAATTTTACCAAAGctaacaaggtgtgtgtgtgtcttccagtCTCTCCGTAAGTAAAAAATCTACACTGGATGTGCACCCAGATGAATTTTAATGTGATTGTTATCAGATCTCACACTGTGATTAACCCTATACGGgaaaatgtcagctgtgatgggcccccacagactcaaactacTAAGGAGTGCTGTAAGTCTTATTGTGCCCTGAAGACTTTGTTCGAGTGTCATATATCTGACCTTGACACACATGTATCACATATAACAATTTTAGTGATTAAGTCTGAACTGGTAAACACTGTAGATATGGCACTAGACAAAACGGTTTTGGTCATCTAagaatttgtttttgaaaaaaatgtatagcCTGCTTTTATAACACCTTTAATACCATTACTATATGGGAATATAACATTTGCATGACTTGTTCACaagaaggtggtggtggaggaggaaagaattCCAAGGAAGCGAATTCTTTATCTTGTTTTGGCAAGCCCTCTCTGCTTTTTTTCATAGAATTCTTTCCATAGATTCCTTCAAAACTTCAAACCTGCCAAAATACCCTGAATTACACATCACATTCTTTTTAAGAATACTGCTTtgatggtctagatcagtggtttctgTCCACTGGCCAAAAATAAGATTGATGCATCCTTTCTGTTCCTTCACAATTCCCACATCTCCACTCCTTCCTCCATTGATATTTCCTCTCACAGTTAATGACTGAACCAATGGTTCCCTCCCTCATTTTCCACAGCCCATCACTGACCTCTTCTCTTGCAAATCTTATTCCTGTTGGACCCTCATTTCACTTTACAGCTCTTCTCAGTcttcctactctctctctctctctgtgcaagtTCTTCCCTTTCTTGTAATACTACATTTACAGTCCAGATCCAACCAGCCTCCACAACATAATGACTCCCAGGGTTTGGCACATAGCTGGGAATCGGGAGAACAGATGCTgctgaagatacagtggtgcctcgaatagtgAGCACTTCTATTAACGATGACACCGAATAGCGATTAGTTTTTCGgggctttttttctctttgaacagcgatgtttcctatgggcgatttttcattagcgatggtttaaacagccccATGTTTGCTGGCAGGTGAgtaggcgggcgggcgggcaggctgGCTAGCCCCGTGGCCAAGCCACAGGCGAGCCCTTCCCACTCACCTCGTCCTCCCGCTGGACGCGGGCTGAATCACGCAGGCGGGATGGTGCTGGGTTGCCAAGCTGAGCCGCATCGCTGCGAGCAAGCACCTGCACTGGAGCCCTTCTCGCTGCTCCGCACCGCCCCGGTAGGTGCATCCGCAGAGGCTTCTTTCCTGCACGGGGTGTGCGGTGCGGGTTACGTGGAGGGGGTGCAGATGCCGCCCGGCGCCTGCTTGGGATTCCCCCGGAGGCGACCCAGTGGAACTCCTGGAACTCCTGGGGAAGTTGCTGGCAGGGCAGCCCGCGGGgaggggcaggcgggcaggcaccCAGCCCGGGCGGAAAGCGGCGAGCTCAGCCCGCAGGAGAGCGGGAAGGAGGAGGCTGGGAGGTGCCTTGGCTGGGCGGGGGAAGGCTGCCTCTTCGGGCCGGATCCTGCTTTTTGGGAGCGATCCGCCATGACCCCCTTCCAAGAAACAGCTATTGCGGCTTCCCCGGCACCGCCAACTCCCCCCCTTCTCGGTTTCCCTCCTCTAGATAAAAAAACtcccccactgagatgcattgaataggtttcaatgcatttcaatgggggaaccgcattttgaatagcgatgtttcctatggagattttccattagcgacggcaattcgttccaattggaacggattagccagctttcaatgggaaactgcatttcaaATAGCGATGAAATCcgatagcgatgttttttgcggaatgcattaacatcgctattcgaggcaccactgtacctctacaatctttcttcttccagttttcttcAAGACATTGATATCTCATCAGATAAGAAGGATGGAAATCTTGGCTAGGAATTACGGGAGAGAATGTAGAAAACTTTCTCCACATTTTGAAAATTACCTTACCGaaggccaaaaataaaataaaataaaaagaaaataaaaaaagaaaaggatttcTTTTCAAAATCAGTCCCACTGTCCTTGCCCACATGTTTCCTTTTCATATGGGCACCCAAAATCTGCACCTAATACTTAGAATTCAGAAAAGCATCTTTCTGTAATATCACTAATATAATTTCtgatctttttgtgtttttgttaacTCTTTAGATCACTATAGCTCAGATCGTCCCAAGAAGAACGGAATGGCAAACCACCTGAGGACTTTAGAAAAACCTAAGAAGagctgctataagtcagaatcagcctgatggcatgcagttattgtTGTGGCTCAGCGGACTGGAGCACCTAGGTTTGGAGCCATAAGCTGGGAGCCTGAATCTCCACTGCACTTTAATGAGAGAGAGGCCAGTCAAGATCATGGGTGGCAGATGGGATTATATGCCCTGTCACTTGTGcaagccttgggaaagctgtgtGGCCCCGGGTGCCTcccaaatcacttctgagtactttatatctggaaaaccttgggaaattcaccataagtcaggactGACTTCATGACACATCATCGTCATTTATTAATTGTTACATTTTAAGTTATTACCAGTTCAGCATAACAAATGCAAATCAGGTCATGGATCCTGAAACAGACTCAGCAATATTCCCAACTGTAACTCTAATTAGTGTATACTCCCATCATATAATTATGTTAGAAATACCATTcaatctctatttatttatttatttatttatttatttatttattgactgactgactgattgattgattgattgattgattgattgattgattgatttgatttgatttgatttgatttgtatcccgtccatctgatctaatagactactctgagcggcttccaataaaaaggaacatatacaataaataataataataatattacaaatAGACAGACATATATAAGAATataggaaataataaataaagaagaaaattaggtattgacaggagggaaggcctggacatacaaccatgtttttacttggctcttaaaagtacccagcgtaggggccacccgaatcgccggaggaaggttattccagaggcgaggagccactgccgagaaggccctatttcgtgtTCGTtcattccgggcctcccttggcattaggctcctcagcctcacctcctggcttgagCAGGTGATCCGgacagatctaggtgggagcaggcgttccgccaagtatcgaggtcctaaaccgtttagggctttatatggaagcattaacactttgaagtcgatgcggaaacggatgggcagccagtgcagcatggccagagtaggagagatacgttggtgttttctcactcccgtgaggagtctggccgccgcattctgcaccacctggagtttccttTGCCCATGTTGCTTAAACAACAATATGACAAAaagtgaaatacagtaggactaccttatctatgggatcagtatctgctgattcacttatatgcagtctgcaaatattaaattaaatattaaaaatacttaaaataaaaaatgcagaaaaaaactaCATGTTTTACCAGGACTGGTCACAAGAGCGAGGCagagagactgtgctatgaaaaatacatagcatggtctttggctGCTTAAGGCCTCTCCTTCTACAAGCTTTCTCCCGGAAGTGGCAGTGAAGGCTCCTCCTGCCTGCTGGTTTacctggaggttttttttaaaaaaagtgatctAGGTGGGAAGCAAGACAGGAGGTGTCTCCAGCCAGCCTGCCTTGTACTGAGGCCTGAGCATGCCAGTAAACAGCTCAGCATTTGGCTCAGCAccaaagcagtagcagcagcctCCATGCTCTGCCCTCGCTTCAGGTAACTGTCAGGTTTGCGTATATTggaggactgggggggggcagggagtgtATCTGGTTTGGGTTGGGAAATGTTTGCTGTaattcacatttttcagcatcggGGGTGTATGGAACCAATTCTCCATGGATACACAGGTcatactgtaataataaacatCATAATATTAATAATGAAGAAACACCCCAACCTTAAGGGCTGTCACTATAACCTTAGTACCTTTTCTCCCACGTGTTAATGGTGGCTGTTGTACAAGGCAAGTGGTTTCCTCAAACATTAAATCAAGCAGCAATAATGACAACACTGGTCATTGAGCTACTGAGGCAACTGGCATTGCAATAATCCTTCTCCTTAGAAGCCAGTCTCACTGAAATTCGAAAAACTGAAATTCTTCTTGTTTCACCTTGTTCTAAAACCAGTGGTCTCGAAACTTTTGAAGGTGAGGGCCACGTCGtatatttttgagggctgaaggaacatgtgtgtgtgcagcCGCCCGCCTGCACACACCCCGCCCGGACATCCGCCTGCACACACTAACACAACCCccccgcacgcatgcacgcatgcacgcacgcgcgcgcgcgcgcacacacacacacacacacacacacattctgttcTCTAGATATACCACTCTGGGTTTCTGAACATTTGCCAAGCATTTACCCCATACCTAACAACAGAAGGATGAAATCTATTCCCTGCAAGATCAAGTGGATCCCAACTCCCAGCAGCCATGGGCAGCTCGGTAAATAGTATGGGTGCAGAAATTTGCAATCTAATAATACCTGGAAGGCAAGAGATCCCCTGGCCCTTTATTAATGCCTGGCTTCACAATGATACATACAAGAAGCCCCCCTTTTAATGAAAGCTGAGTTCTTTGGAAATTGAGGGAGAGACCACTAtagtactactactaataatgtAGTACTATTGTATTTGTCATGGTTCTGTGGTGTTGCCCATGCAATCACTTTGCTTACTGCATACTCCTAGTGCAGAAAATAACTCTGATCATGTTCAGTGCAAATGTTACTCGGTGGCAGACAGTTTTACACCCTCACTGCACCTTGGCAATTTCAAGCATATAGGAATTTTGAGTGCAAACACAGAAGTTCTTGGCCTACTGATGTATTCACTTCTAGTAGCCTACGAACAGATTGCTTTACTAagctagagtagtcccatttaaATTACTGGAACTTCCaaaggagctgactcatcaaatctccactgattcagcaggcctaatgcaatttactgtactaagcaacaggatttcagctaatataaCATAATGTAATAATACTTTTATATCTGCAAACACTTCGAAAAACACCATTATCCCTGGAATAATCTAGGATCCACCAGGCCAATAGATCCtttaaagcaaataataataatattcaaatCTAATGTATATGTAACATAATGACATGTACCTTAAAATATGCTGTGTTTAATTTATGCTGGTCTCACAACAGCTCAGCTCTAAAACAGGTTCTCAAGGCAGCAGAATAGAATATAATTACATTCATTTGTCATGATTTCCAGCACAGTACGATGGCAAGCTTACTTATGCATCTTGAATACTTGGCCACAACATCAAAGAATCAGCTGCATTTGTGAGATCTGCCAACATAGGCTGATCACTAAAACTTCTGTACCACCCATAAAATGTAGAAtcaatgatgttttaaaaacaagttgatttaaataatgattcaaTCCAAGATTTAAATTAAAgatgatttaaatatttaaattctaaaaaaatcccgtttttaaaatttaaatcgtgatttaaatcaaatccactctgggcATCTGGAATTGAGAAGAAAGATTTATGGATCTTGTGCCTTTTTGGGGCCTTGAGCCCCAGCATTGTTGGAGGCTCCTTGTTTACTGCAGCAAAGTGATAGGTTAACGTAGAGAAGGTGTATGGCTGAATGCTACTGGATAAGGCTCATTTACGCGCATGATAAAAAGGCAGGAAGCGGAGATCTCACTCGGCAAGTCTTTCTGAGGGAATGGAAAGGTGATGGAGGCTGCTTTTCAACCTGACAAGCCATAGGCCTAGGATGGGTGAGAGAATTCTCCCTCAAGAAAAGGCACCAATTCAGCATTTTGCCTGCAGCTGAAAGCTGGCTTTGTTTGCATAGTTGCATAGGCTGATTCCATGAAATGTGAACTCCTAAACATACCTCAGGAGGACGTATAATGtagttgtaaataaaataaaatgcaaacttGGCTTGCACTTCCTAGTATTGCTATACTGGGTACCAAGTTTCTTCTGTAGAAGTCACTCCCCACAAAGATGaaccttttaacatcacagtcATACATGTGTCAACTCAAAAGTAAGAGCCACTGAGTTCTGTAAGAGCtaccatcagcagcagcataCAGGGCCTAGCATGTTTACAGCATAGTACAAAGAAGAGGAAATTTACATTTGAATGTTACTACTACCATATCTGAAACATGTAACACTATTAAGTCCGAATGGTTTTGCTAGGAGAGTTAGCCGTATATAGAAGTGTAATGTTTTTTCCACTCCAAGGGTTATCATGAAGTTCATCATTTAGTTTCCAATTGTaatgttttcattttccccctcttattctatatgaaaaatatttccagtcacacccatacataattctaattttattttatacctaGGCTAAGAATGTTTTGCACAATTATAACTTTGattttcaaaactttaaaaacaattccccctcaaaaacaaaacaaaaaacaaacaaacctcaagcCCTTTGTATTGTAGGAA is a window encoding:
- the LURAP1L gene encoding leucine rich adaptor protein 1-like; this encodes MEDCAPPDLRDIELKLGRKVPESLARSLRGEESALARPLRDKDRQPPLAAAAAAAPAGPRSPRAVAAASSSSSSSSSGTHNSSALERLETKLHLLRQEMVELRATDIKLMRQLLIINESIESIKWIIEEKGGITSRGSSLSGSLCSLLESQETSLRGSCNSLQDYSDGLDGISVGSYLDTLADDVPGHRTPSDVDQFSDSSLIDDPQALHKHPKIESDEYYCFS